The following proteins come from a genomic window of Miscanthus floridulus cultivar M001 chromosome 2, ASM1932011v1, whole genome shotgun sequence:
- the LOC136540021 gene encoding probable inactive receptor kinase At5g10020: MRPIVLWLSIWAVCSAALAGAGSDMEALLEFGRGIRQDPSRRQAVPWNPTSALDSDGCPVDWHGVQCSSGQILSIAFDGIGLVGNASLSVLARMPMLRNLSLSDNKLEGFLPGELGSMASLQLLDLSSNRFSGPIPSELTKLAGLGYLNLSSNGFRGALPLGFRNLRKLKYLDLHGNGFTGKLGDVFAQLQSPVHVDLSCNQFSGSLASISDNSSVVSTLQYLNVSHNVLSGTLFDSVPMPLFDSLEVFDASFNMLSGSIPQFSFVISLKVLRLQNNNFSGSIPEAFFRETSMVLTELDLSCNQLTGPIRRVTSTNLKYLNLSHNSLQGTLPITFGSCSVVDLSGNMLYGNLSVARTWGNYLQMVDLSSNRLTGSWPNETTQFLRLTSLRISNNLLSGELPIVLGTYPELISIDLSLNELHGPLPGSLFTAVKLTFLNLSGNSFAGTLPLRNSDTKNSTSIDLSILPAQTSNLSYVDLSSNFLNGWLPVGIGDLSALTLLNLRQNNFTGQIPRAITKLKNLLFIDLSSNNFNGSIPDGLPDDLVEFNVSYNNLSGSVPSNLLKFPDSSFHPGNELLVLPRSESPNGSDKSDEGRHGLKRGILYALIISVVVFVTGIIVLLLVHWKINSWKSSDKGTGQGKQHVNQGQSAQSQRSAETSTSGVQDVTLGSLPSAEYGAVPLPGKERQHEAQDVPIDAAYFNEPAGSSSAIKDSTKSSMPSLSSSPPDAHSQHHHCILRVHSPDKLVGDLHLFDNSVVFTAEELSRAPAEIIGRSCHGTSYRATLDNGYMLTVKWLKEGFAKSKKEFSREIKKLGSVQYPNLVPLRGYYWGPKEHERIMISDYVDATSLSTYLSEFDERNLPPLSVGQRLNIAIDIAHCLDYLHNERVIPHGNIKSSNVLIQNSTPSALVTDYSLHRLMTPIGMAEQVLNAGALGYSPPEFSSTSKPCPSLKSDVYAFGVILLELLTGKIAGEIICMNDGVVDLTDWVRMLALEERVSECYDRHIMDVESSEGTPNALDGMLRIAIRCLRSASERPEIRTVFEDLLSLSS, translated from the exons GGCTCTCGATCTGGGCCGTGTGTTCCGCTGCCCTGGCGGGGGCTGGTTCAGACATGGAGGCACTGCTGGAGTTCGGCAGAGGCATCCGGCAAGACCCATCCCGCCGCCAGGCCGTTCCCTGGAACCCCACCAGCGCGCTGGACTCCGACGGCTGCCCTGTCGATTGGCACGGCGTGCAGTGCAGCAGCGGCCAAATTCTTTCCATCGCGTTCGACGGCATTGGTCTCGTGGGGAATGCTAGCTTGTCGGTGCTCGCGAGGATGCCCATGCTCAGGAACTTGTCCCTGTCAGACAACAAGCTAGAAGGGTTCTTGCCGGGTGAGCTGGGGTCGATGGCGTCGTTGCAGTTGCTGGATCTGTCTAGCAACAGGTTCTCTGGTCCAATTCCGTCTGAGTTGACTAAGCTGGCAGGTTTGGGCTATCTCAATCTCTCTTCCAATGGTTTTCGTGGCGCGTTGCCTTTGGGTTTCCGGAATTTGAGGAAATTGAAGTACTTGGACCTTCACGGCAATGGCTTCACCGGCAAATTGGGCGACGTGTTCGCGCAGCTGCAGAGCCCAGTCCATGTTGATTTAAGTTGCAACCAGTTCTCGGGGTCCTTGGCATCGATCTCTGACAACTCATCTGTGGTTAGCACGCTTCAGTACTTGAATGTTAGCCACAATGTGCTGTCAGGGACATTGTTTGACAGTGTTCCGATGCCTTTGTTCGACAGCCTTGAGGTTTTTGATGCGAGTTTCAATATGCTCAGTGGCAGTATCCCGCAGTTCAGTTTTGTGATCTCCCTCAAGGTGCTGCGCCTGCAGAACAATAATTTTTCTGGCTCCATCCCAGAAGCATTCTTTAGGGAGACCTCTATGGTGCTGACTGAACTTGACCTTAGTTGCAACCAACTTACAG GTCCGATTAGACGTGTGACATCAACAAACTTGAAGTACTTAAACTTGTCACACAATAGTCTTCAGGGAACTTTACCAATCACTTTTGGAAGCTGTTCAGTAGTTGATCTGAGTGGAAACATGTTATATGGGAACTTATCAGTTGCCCGAACATGGGGAAATTATCTCCAGATGGTTGATCTGAGCTCAAACAGATTAACAGGAAGCTGGCCAAATGAGACAACCCAGTTTTTGAGGCTGACATCTTTGAGGATTTCCAACAACTTGCTATCAGGAGAACTGCCAATTGTTCTTGGAACCTATCCAGAGCTGATTTCCATTGACCTCAGTCTTAATGAGCTGCATGGACCTTTGCCTGGAAGTCTGTTTACGGCGGTTAAGCTGACTTTTCTAAATCTTTCAGGCAACAGTTTTGCAGGGACTCTCCCACTTCGAAATTCTGATACCAAGAACTCGACTTCTATAGACCTGTCCATTCTTCCTGCGCAAACTTCAAACCTCTCATATGTTGATCTTTCAAGCAATTTTTTGAATGGCTGGCTGCCAGTGGGCATTGGTGATTTGAGTGCATTGACATTACTGAACCTTCGTCAGAACAACTTTACTGGCCAAATCCCAAGAGCAATCACCAAACtgaagaatttgttattcattgaCTTATCAAGCAACAATTTCAATGGTAGCATACCTGATGGCCTCCCTGATGATCTGGTCGAATTTAATGTTTCCTACAACAACCTGTCTGGCTCTGTTCCAAGTAATTTGTTGAAATTCCCAGATTCATCTTTCCATCCAGGGAATGAATTGCTTGTTCTTCCTCGCTCCGAATCACCAAATGGCTCTGACAAATCAGATGAGGGCAGACACGGCTTGAAGCGTGGGATTCTATATGCATTGATTATCTCTGTCGTTGTATTTGTTACTGGGATTATTGTGCTTTTGCTTGTTCATTGGAAGATCAATAGCTGGAAGAGTAGCGATAAAGGTACTGGCCAAGGTAAACAACATGTGAATCAAGGCCAGAGTGCTCAGAGTCAGAGAAGTGCAGAAACTTCAACAAGTGGAGTGCAAGATGTAACATTAGGATCGTTACCTTCTGCAGAGTATGGAGCTGTTCCATTGCCTGGCAAGGAAAGACAGCATGAAGCCCAAGATGTGCCAATTGATGCTGCTTATTTCAATGAACCAGCAGGTAGTAGCTCAGCCATTAAAGACAGCACAAAGTCTTCGATGCCTTCTTTGTCATCGTCACCTCCTGATGCGCACTCCCAGCATCATCACTGTATCCTTAGAGTGCACTCTCCTGATAAACTGGTTGGGGATTTACATCTTTTCGACAATTCAGTTGTGTTCACGGCTGAAGAGCTCTCTCGTGCCCCTGCCGAGATAATTGGCAGGAGCTGCCATGGGACATCCTACAGGGCTACTCTTGACAATGGGTACATGCTGACAGTGAAGTGGCTGAAGGAGGGCTTTGCTAAGAGTAAGAAAGAATTTTCCCGTGAAATAAAGAAGCTTGGTAGTGTACAATATCCCAATCTTGTCCCGTTGCGTGGTTACTACTGGGGCCCCAAAGAGCACGAGAGGATCATGATATCAGACTATGTAGATGCGACATCTCTGTCTACCTACTTGTCTG AATTTGATGAGCGGAATCTCCCACCCCTATCAGTTGGACAGCGGCTAAATATTGCGATCGATATTGCCCACTGTCTAGATTACCTGCACAATGAGCGGGTGATTCCACATGGCAACATCAAGTCGTCTAACGTCCTGATTCAGAACTCCACTCCATCTGCTCTGGTAACTGACTACAGCCTTCACAGGCTGATGACTCCGATTGGCATGGCCGAGCAGGTCCTAAACGCTGGTGCCCTAGGATATTCCCCACCTGAGTTTTCAAGCACCAGCAAGCCATGCCCATCTCTGAAGAGCGATGTGTACGCTTTTGGTGTCATTCTGCTGGAGTTGCTGACAGGGAAGATTGCTGGCGAGATCATCTGCATGAACGACGGCGTGGTCGACCTGACCGACTGGGTGAGGATGCTGGCTCTGGAGGAGCGTGTCTCAGAGTGCTATGACCGGCACATCATGGATGTTGAGAGCTCGGAAGGCACCCCGAATGCGCTGGATGGCATGCTGCGCATAGCGATCCGGTGTCTCCGGTCCGCATCCGAGAGGCCGGAGATCCGAACGGTGTTTGAGGATCTCTTGTCCCTATCGTCGTGA